The DNA segment TTTTAACGATTTTTCACGAAGCTTATGAAGAATTTCTCGCGGCAGAGGGAATCGATCTCAATGGGTTGATTCAAGAAGGATCGGTTGCTTTACCGATCGCGCGCTGTAGTTTGAATTGCCTGAAGCCATTGGTTTGTGGCGATCGCGTGTTGGTCAACCTTGCCTTACAAAGTTTGCGCGATCGCGGTTTTGAATTGTCCTATGAAGTTGTTGCCCAAAGCGATCCCAAAATCATCTCGGCGCGGGGAAGTACCCGTCACGTTTGCATCGATCCCCAAAAACGGCTCAAAGTTGCCTTACCGAAGCAGATCGCGCGATCGCTACAATCTCTCCCTCATGCAGTAGAACAATGAGTCGAGCAAAATTTCTTCAAAGACTTGCCAAAGGATTATTTCTGTCGCTATAATTAAAAACTGTTGTTGATATTTCAACTAACAATCCTCAGTAGCTCAGTGGTAGAGCGGTCGGCTGTTAACCGATTGGTCGCAAGTTCGAATCTTGCCTGGGGAGTATATCAAGTGAAATGATTTGAACTTTGCTGTATGAGATTGATGCGGTGAGTTTTTGGATGACGCGGGGAGATGACTGTTAACTGAACGTTTAATGTGTATTAGAAGCTAAAACCCTTACTCTGCGGTAATTTCTTCTTGCTCTTCCCTATTCCTAGCAAGGGTTTCAGGGTGTTCACATCAGGTGTAACTGAATTATTGAACCTGCGCGCCGTGACTGCGGGGATCGCTTGAGGAGGGAGATTGACCTTGAGCGTTAAATTCCGAGGTTTTTCCCGTTGCATTGGCATAGGGAAGAGGTGCATTGGCAATCAGCGCCTCTAAATCCGCCTGTAGAACGGAATGGGGTTGCTCTCCGAGGGTTTGCGCGATCGCGTCCCCTTGGCGATTGAGATAAACAAAATGAGGAATTCCATCCACCCGATAGCGCAGAATTTCCGGCAACCATTTACTGTTATCGACATTGAGCATGACAAAATTCACATCGCTGCCATAGTCTTGCTTCAATTCTTGCAAATCCTTCGCCATTGCCTGACAACTCGTACACCAATTGGCGTAAAATTCCATCAGCGTCGGCTTCCCGTTATTCAGCGCCACTTCTAGGGGAACGGCACTTTCTGCTTGTCCGTCGAGGGATGCGGATTCGGTGGGAGTTTGCAAACCTAAAAACAGAGAAACACTAAGCGCGATCGCGGCGAAGGCAATTAAACTATTTCTGATGCGCTTCCCGACAGTTCCTTGGGGTTGAGTTAAATTGTCTGACATCTCAATTCTTTTATCCAACCTTAACATCTTTACATACTGCGAACTATGCTTTAAGCCGTTTCCGCTAATACGTAAGTATAGAAAAACTCGCCATCAGTAATTTTATTCAGCTAGAGAGAAATTCTTCTTAAAATATTTACGTAAGTAATAGCGATTGTTGCACCAATTTAGGGCATCTTAAAGTTTGAGATGTTCTTATGTCAGCGAGTAACTTATGAGTGTACTGCCCGGTTATCAAATAGCAGAAACCCTTCACATCAGCGCTCAAAAAATTATTCATCGGGGTTTAAGGGAGAGCGATCGCGTACCCGTCGTGATTAAAGCACTTAAAGCTGAATATCCATCTCTTGACGCGATCGCACGCATCCAATACGAATACCAGATCGCCGCAAATCTTCACGTTGAAGGGATCGTTCAAGCCCTAGGTTTAGAGAAATATCAGAACGGCTATGCGCTGATCCTAGAAGATATTGGCGGCAAATCTCTCAAACAAATCTTTACAACCAAACCTCCTTCAATCATTGAAGTATTGAAGATTGCGGTAAAAGTCGTGCAAGCTCTCGGACAACTGCACCAACACCGGATTATCCACAAAGATATCAAACCCTCCAATATCATCTTCAACCCCATCACAGAGCAAGTCAAAATCTCTGACTTTAGCATTGCAACCTATTTAACAAGAGGCGTTCGACAACCCGATGCAAAGATGCAACTGGAGGGAACGCTGGCGTATATGCCCCCAGAACAAACCGGACGAATTGATTGTCCCCTAGACTACCGCAGCGACTTCTATTCCCTAGGGGTAACTCTATACGAAATGTTAACGGGTCAGTTGCCCTTTGACGCGATCGAACCCCTGGAATTAATTCACTGTCACATCGCCGTTTTACCCGTCCCTCCCCATCAAATCAACACAGCCATTCCAGAAGTCGTATCGAACATTGTGATGAAACTGCTGGCTAAAAATGCAGAAGACCGATATCAAAGCGCATTGGGACTCAAGATCGACCTAGAACAGTGTTTGCATCAATTGCAAGAATGCGGGCAGGTTGAGAACTTTATTATCGGGGGGCGCGATCGTTCCAGTCAATTTCTCATTCCTCAAAAACTCTATGGACGAGAGGAAGAAGTAGCAACCCTATTGCAAGCATTTGCAAGAGTCTCGCAAGAAAGTTCGGAACTCAGCGACCAATCCTTCACCTCGTCATCCCGTCGCCCCGTCACCCCATCTTTCCAAACCCCTTCGCAAAGCGAATTAGTACTTATTTCAGGTTACTCTGGCGTTGGAAAAAGCGCGATCGTCAACGAAATTCGCAAACCCATCGCCGCAGCACGAGGATATTTTATCGCAGGTAAATTCGACCAATTTCAACGCGATATTCCCTATTCAGCAATCGTTCAAGCCTTTGGTTCCTTAATTCGGCAACTCTTAACCGAACCCGCAGAAAAAATTGCCCTCTGGCAAGAAAAACTACGATCGCGCCTGGGGGACAACGGACAAGTTATCGCAGAAGTCATCCCCGAAGTCGAACTGATTATCGGCACTCAACCCTCCATACTCCAACTAGGTGCAACCGAAACACAAAACCGCTTTAATCAAGTCTTCCAAAACTTTGTTCGGACTTTTGCACAACCCGAACATCCCCTCGTACTCTTTCTAGACGATCTCCAGTGGGCAGATTTAGCCTCTTTGAAACTCCTCCAACTCTTAATGACTGACTCAGACAGTCAATCTTTGCTCGCGATCGGAGCCTACCGCGACAACGAAGTCAGCGCAACTCACCCCTTCATACAAACCCTTGAGAAACTAGAAGAAAATCGCGCGATCGTTCGTCAACTCATCCTCCAACCCCTAAAACTCGAACACGTCAGTCAACTCATTTCCGATACCCTCCACTGTCACCCTGACAACTGTCAGGCAGCTCACTGCCAACCCGAACGTCAAAAACAGCTTATAGAACTACTCTTCCACCAAACTGGTGGAAACCCATTCTTCTTAACTCAACTTCTCCAAACCCTACACGACGAAAAAGTTTTTACCTTTGACTTCAACACAGATTCTTGGCAGTGGGAAATCGAGAAAATACACGCTCTTGGCATCACAAACCAAAATATTGTCGAACTCGTTAATAGAAGCCTCAAAAAACTGTCTCCAAAAACTCAGAACGCCCTAAAATTAAGCGCCTGCATCGGTAATTCTTTCAACTTAGGGACGCTAGCAACAATTTATAAAAAATCCCCAGCAGATACAGCAAAAGAACTCTGGGAAGCCATTCAAGCCGGACTAATTATTCCCCTAAGTGGTGCGAGTAAAACTACATCCATTACCGAAGAAATCAACCTCACGCCGACACGACAGACAACGAACTCTACAGAGCTAACAATTGCCTACAAATTCATTCACGATCGCGTACAGCAAGCAGCCTATTCCTTGATTTCTGACACCGAGAAAACACAACTTCACCTCAAAATCGGTCAACTCCTTCTCGCTGACACCCCCTCTGAAGCAATTGAAGAGAATATTTTTGATATTGTCAATCAACTCAATATTGGAATGCAATTAATTTCCAATTTGACAGAAAAAAACGAACTTGCCAAACTTAACCTTATTGCGGGCAAAAAAGCCAAAGCCTCCAGCGCTTACGAAGCAGCATTAAAATACCTCAGAATTGGCTTGAGTTTGCTATCAGAATTAAGCTGGGAAATGCACTATACCCTTACCTACAATCTTTATATCGAACTTCTAGAAGCAGAATATATTAACACCAATGTTGAAGAATTCTCTCATCTCTCAGAGATTGCCATGTCAAACACTAAAAACATATTAGATAAATCAAAAATATATGAACTCAGGATTTCTCACTATTTCACACAAAATCAGATACAACAATCCTTGGATTCAGGTCTAGAAGCTCTAGATTTACTTGGAATGACAATTCCAAAACACCCAAGCATTCCAAGGATTTTTCTTGAGTTCATGAAAGTAAAGTTTCTCAAAGGACACAAAAAAATTGAAGATTTATCTTCTCTATCAAAAATGAAAGATTCTCATAAAATAAAAGCAATTAATATACTAAAATCTATTATTCCAGCTACATTTACAACCGATCCAAAGCTGTTTCTTTTAGTTACTTTCAAGATGACCTATTTATCACTAAAGCATGGAAATGCAATACTTTCTTGCTGTGGATATAGCTGTCTCGGCTTAGTTTATTGTGCTGTTTTTGCAAATCCAGAAAAAGGATATCGTTATGGAGAATTAAGCTTAAATTTACTCGAAAAATTCCAAACAAAAGAAACGAAATCTTTTTTATATGCAACTTTTAATATGTTTGTTTGTCACTGGAAAGAACCAATTAGTAAAAATCTAGAAGGATTTCTTAAAGGGGTTGAAATCGGTCAAGTTCTAGGAGACATAGAAAACACTTGTCATTGTGCCGTTTTTTATTGCAGTTACTTGTTTTTAAGCGGTAATAGTTTGAAATTTGTTCGTGAAAAGCAGAGTGTTTTAACTGTTATGATTGAGAAATACAAACAAAACTTTCAGCTCAATCAAGCTCAATTGTGGAGCCAAGTAACCTTGAATTTACAAGGAGAATCATCTTGCCCATCTATTTTGTCCGGAGAAAAATTCAACAAAGAAGAGATTTTACCTTTATTGATAGAAACAAAAGACAACATGGGAATTTTTTCCACTCATCTTGCTGAATTATTTTTAGCTTATACATTTAAAGACTATGATCGCGCCTTGAAAAAAGCAACTTTAGCAGAACAACACGAACAAGGTTCAATGGGAACTGCTTATATTCCTGTATTTAAATTTTTCTATTCTCTAGCACTATTAGCTCTATATCCCACCGCTTCAAAACGAGAACAAAAAAAATATCTCAAAAAAGTTACGGCAAATCAGAAACAAATGAAACATTGGGCTAACCATTGTTCGGTTAATTATAAACATAAGTACGAACTTGTTGAAGCAGAAAAAGCAAGAATTTTAGGGCAGACGGAAAAAGCCGCAAAATTGTATGACCGAGCAATTAAGAGTGCAAATAGTTCTGGTTACACCCAGGAGGAAGCACTCGCCAACGAACTTGCAGCAGAGTTTTATTTCTCACGTGGAATGGATAAGTTTGCTCGAATGTACCTGCACGATGCTTATCATGGTTATTTACGCTGGGGAGCGCAGGCAAAAGTAGATGATTTGGAATTAAGGTATCCCGAATGGCTCTTTTTATTCCTTACAGAAGAAACACAAGCAGATGAGGAGATGATATTCCAGAGAACGGCAACGACAACAATGAGTCGAAACGGTTCGAGTGCGTTGGAACTAGCGACAGTAATGAAAGCAACTCAAGCAATCTCAGGAGAAATTGTTCTTGACAAGCTATTAAATCAGTTGATGCAAATTTCGATCGAAAATGCAGGAGCGCAAAAAGGTTTGCTGTTCTTAATTCAGGATAATTCTCTTATTGTTGCGGCTGAAGTAGAAGTGGAACGCGAAGAAGAGATCGACCTACCTTTTATTCCCATATCTATGTATTCAAATGCACCAATCTCTTTGATTAATTACGTGCATCGAACCCAAGAAGAAGTCGTATTAAACCAAGCAACAACAGAAGGACTATTTACAAACGATCCTTATATTACTCAGTACCAACCGCAGTCTATCCTAGGATTGCCAATTTTCTATCAAGGGAAGCTCATCAGTATTCTCTATTTAGAAAATCGTTTGACTCAGGGAGCATTTACGCGCGATCGCTTAGAATTGTTATACCTGCTAGCAACTCAAGCGGCGATCTCTATTGAAAATTCACTTCTCTATACTTCCCTAGAAGAAAAAGTTGCAACTCGAACTCAGGAATTGAATGTAAAAAATAAACATCTCGAACAAACTCTCTCAGAATTACAACAGACGCAACTTCAACTGATTCAAAGCGAAAAAATGTCCAGTTTGGGTCAACTGGTTGCAGGAATTGCTCACGAAGTGAATAATCCCGTTAATTTTATCTATGGGAATCTCACTCATGTTGATGAATATACGCGAGATTTACTCAACCTTGTTGACCTTTACCAACAGTACTATTCTCAACCCATTGAAGAGATTCAAGACGAGATAGAAGAAATGGAGTTAGAGTTTTTGGTTGAAGATTTACCAAAAGTTCTCAATTCCATGAAAATTGGTGCTACTCGGATTAAAGAAATTGTACAATCTTTGCGAAACTTCTCTCGCTTGGATGAATCGGAGATGAAAGCAGTTGATATCCATGAAGGATTGGAAAGTACGCTCCTAATTTTGCGAAGTCGTTTGAAAACTAAACCCAGTCATCTAACGATTGAAGTTATTCAAGAGTACGATGAACTTCCTCTCGTGGAGTGTTACGCAGGAGCGTTGAATCAAGTTTTTCTAAATGTGTTGATCAATGCAATTGATGCTTTAGAAGAAGCAATAGTGCAATCTGAAATTCCCAATCCACAGATTCGGATTTGTACTGAGGTAGTGAATGATAACCAAATCACCATCCGAATTGCTGATAATGGTATTGGGATGACAGAAGAAGTCAAACGAAAATTGTTCGACCCCTTCTTTACTACCAAACCCATAGGTCAAGGAACGGGAATGGGAATGTCAATTAGCTACAAAATTGTGGTTGAGAAACATTGTGGGAAGTTTAAGTGCATTTCCACTCCCAGTCAAGGTACAGAATTTGTGATTCAGATACCAATTCAACAACATCTTTAATTCTAAACTGATGCTTGAAATATCCGTTGGCTATAGAACATAGCCAAGACATTTACTTGTGCTTGATAACAGCATAAAAAGTAGGGATTTTAAAACCTCCCTCAAGCAACTGCAAATCAGCATCGCTATACAGAAAATCTTCTCCAGAATCTAATATTTCACAATCGGGAAAGAAGTCTTTTATCTTCTCTTCTGTGATATCGCCTGGTCTGATACCATGCTCGATTACAAGCGCTAGTTCGCGAGGAGGTTCCCCGTATAACTCAATAAGCGAGTTTAAATAGTCTGTTGCGCCAGCACCTAATTCGATTAAGTAAAGAATCCCTGTTTTGCCTAAAAGAATTTTCAGGGATTGTGCAAAGCGATCGCGATGCTCTGGAGAAATGTGGTGAAACCCTGTCCTCATATAAATATTCGCATCGCCAATTTCAACATGAAGAGCAGTGGCTTGTTCTGGCTTGAGAGCATCGAGAGTACGGTACTCAATATTAGGAGCGCTATTATGTTTCTGCGCCATTTCTACAGCGCTTTGTGCTACATCAACACCAATCAGTCGAGGAAAATGATCTGCTAGAAAACGGGTTTGGGTACCGTTGCCACACGCCATATCAATGAGTGGTAATTGGGGAGACATTAAGTCTTTAAAACGAGGCAAGTCTAAAGCAGCAGCTTTTTCGGCATTGCTATCCCACAAAATAGGGTTAGACAAGTTGTAGGTTTTACTCCAATAGTTTTCCCAAGCAGAAGCAATGTTAATATCTGGTCTTTCCGCTAGATCGATATCTTCCTCCAACTGTCGCTCTGGCAGAATGACTTTTTTGAGCATATACTCAATGGTTTCTTGTCTCACCCAACCCCTATGCGAGATAATTTCACCAAAACGCATTGTGTTTTCTTTTTGTTCACTTAGCGCTATGTCTACTTGATCGAGTGTAATTAGACCTGCCTCTACTAAGTATGCTCCTATCGGCTTTGCAGTTGGTTTAGTTTCAATCGCTTGCATCATTTTACTCCTTAGTTTTACTTCAAAATTTGTACTTTGCAGGGTTAATGAAAGAGATAGAATAAACTCTGAATGACGTTATGATGCTGTCAACAGTTTATCTGGCTCTCTCTCCGAAAGAATAGTTTCAAGCCGACGCAACTAATTCGCTTGTAATCAATCCCTCTCGCTCTGGCAGAATAACTTTCTCCATCATATATTCAATCGTACTTTGACTCACCCAACCTTGCTGAGAGATAATTTCACCAAGACGTATTGGTGTTGTTTTTTGCTTATCAAGTGCAACTTTGACCTGTGTGACAGTTAATAAACCTGCCTCTACTAAATAAGCTCCTAATGGTTTGACTTCTCTTAAAAGTTGAGCCTGCAAAAATGTTTGCAAGGGAATGATATGTCCGTCTTCTATCCATTCACTAGCAATATCTTCAATGACATGATGCTCTGCAATAAGTTGATTTCCACAGAAGCGACGAACAATTGGATGAAGGCTAGGACTTTCTGCTGCATTATTTACATCATCTTTATGTACGCGCACTATAGCAAAAGGATCGGGATATTCTGCTAATATTTCGTGTCCAAATTCCAGAGATATTATGTAGTAGTGTTCGTTTGTATTGAGTTCGCTATCGTGGATGTAGTCAAGAGGCATTTCTTGATAGTGTTGAGCCACTCGTCCATTATCTGAAATAACAATCAGATCGCAGAGAAATCCTGTTTGTTGCCATAGTCCCGAACTGCGGTTAACTCGCTCAATAATTGCCTTAGTTAAGCCTTGAGCAGTGGGTTCTACCAATTGAGAGGGAAGTTCTTTCCCATTGTACTTTCGCTCTAAAATATGGTGCAGCGCTCGAATATTGTAGCGGAAGCCGTGGATAAAGCCAGATTGCTTTTTCTTGTAATCGCGCTGGTGCATCAATACCCCAGCAAAATATAAGTCTTTTACATTGGTTGACTCCCATTCGCTAGTTTGTTCGGGAAAACGGTCATTGATGGTGAGCTTCGGACGACAGGATTCGTCAAATAGAGAATCATCAAAGCGGAACCCCGCACAGACAATTACGCGATCGTAGATTAGATCTTCTTGCTCTCCATTAGCGTGTGTGTAGAAGAAGGATACTACAAACTTTTCATTCTGATACTCAATTTTGCTAACAATTGCATTAAGAACAACATTCTGCGATTTCAGTTGATATGTATCGAGAAAATTGTTATTAACTGCTCGTAAATGACCTACATACCGACTCTTCCATGCCATCTCAATGGGTGTTGGACTCACAACATGGATTAGTGATGTAGTTGCTACTAGGTTATCTGCTGTTTCAAACCCAGAATTACCTTTACCAATAATTAATACCTTCTGATTCGCAAAATCTTCAGGATCGATAGATACATTAACATAGTTTTCCGCTAGTTCGATGCCGGGAATTGGTGGAATATAAGGTTTGG comes from the Lusitaniella coriacea LEGE 07157 genome and includes:
- a CDS encoding NAD(P)-binding domain-containing protein produces the protein MNSNTQFDYVIIGAGPAGLQLGYFLEKANRSYLILEGEDSPGASFKKFPRHGKLISINKLYTGYDDAEINLRWDWNSLLCDNENLLLKNYSRDYFPQAKEFVRYLGDFVSYYDLNIKYGCKIVRIAKNDDFMVIDSNGNVYSSERLIVATGFAKPYIPPIPGIELAENYVNVSIDPEDFANQKVLIIGKGNSGFETADNLVATTSLIHVVSPTPIEMAWKSRYVGHLRAVNNNFLDTYQLKSQNVVLNAIVSKIEYQNEKFVVSFFYTHANGEQEDLIYDRVIVCAGFRFDDSLFDESCRPKLTINDRFPEQTSEWESTNVKDLYFAGVLMHQRDYKKKQSGFIHGFRYNIRALHHILERKYNGKELPSQLVEPTAQGLTKAIIERVNRSSGLWQQTGFLCDLIVISDNGRVAQHYQEMPLDYIHDSELNTNEHYYIISLEFGHEILAEYPDPFAIVRVHKDDVNNAAESPSLHPIVRRFCGNQLIAEHHVIEDIASEWIEDGHIIPLQTFLQAQLLREVKPLGAYLVEAGLLTVTQVKVALDKQKTTPIRLGEIISQQGWVSQSTIEYMMEKVILPEREGLITSELVASA
- a CDS encoding thioredoxin family protein translates to MSDNLTQPQGTVGKRIRNSLIAFAAIALSVSLFLGLQTPTESASLDGQAESAVPLEVALNNGKPTLMEFYANWCTSCQAMAKDLQELKQDYGSDVNFVMLNVDNSKWLPEILRYRVDGIPHFVYLNRQGDAIAQTLGEQPHSVLQADLEALIANAPLPYANATGKTSEFNAQGQSPSSSDPRSHGAQVQ
- a CDS encoding trifunctional serine/threonine-protein kinase/ATP-binding protein/sensor histidine kinase, with amino-acid sequence MSVLPGYQIAETLHISAQKIIHRGLRESDRVPVVIKALKAEYPSLDAIARIQYEYQIAANLHVEGIVQALGLEKYQNGYALILEDIGGKSLKQIFTTKPPSIIEVLKIAVKVVQALGQLHQHRIIHKDIKPSNIIFNPITEQVKISDFSIATYLTRGVRQPDAKMQLEGTLAYMPPEQTGRIDCPLDYRSDFYSLGVTLYEMLTGQLPFDAIEPLELIHCHIAVLPVPPHQINTAIPEVVSNIVMKLLAKNAEDRYQSALGLKIDLEQCLHQLQECGQVENFIIGGRDRSSQFLIPQKLYGREEEVATLLQAFARVSQESSELSDQSFTSSSRRPVTPSFQTPSQSELVLISGYSGVGKSAIVNEIRKPIAAARGYFIAGKFDQFQRDIPYSAIVQAFGSLIRQLLTEPAEKIALWQEKLRSRLGDNGQVIAEVIPEVELIIGTQPSILQLGATETQNRFNQVFQNFVRTFAQPEHPLVLFLDDLQWADLASLKLLQLLMTDSDSQSLLAIGAYRDNEVSATHPFIQTLEKLEENRAIVRQLILQPLKLEHVSQLISDTLHCHPDNCQAAHCQPERQKQLIELLFHQTGGNPFFLTQLLQTLHDEKVFTFDFNTDSWQWEIEKIHALGITNQNIVELVNRSLKKLSPKTQNALKLSACIGNSFNLGTLATIYKKSPADTAKELWEAIQAGLIIPLSGASKTTSITEEINLTPTRQTTNSTELTIAYKFIHDRVQQAAYSLISDTEKTQLHLKIGQLLLADTPSEAIEENIFDIVNQLNIGMQLISNLTEKNELAKLNLIAGKKAKASSAYEAALKYLRIGLSLLSELSWEMHYTLTYNLYIELLEAEYINTNVEEFSHLSEIAMSNTKNILDKSKIYELRISHYFTQNQIQQSLDSGLEALDLLGMTIPKHPSIPRIFLEFMKVKFLKGHKKIEDLSSLSKMKDSHKIKAINILKSIIPATFTTDPKLFLLVTFKMTYLSLKHGNAILSCCGYSCLGLVYCAVFANPEKGYRYGELSLNLLEKFQTKETKSFLYATFNMFVCHWKEPISKNLEGFLKGVEIGQVLGDIENTCHCAVFYCSYLFLSGNSLKFVREKQSVLTVMIEKYKQNFQLNQAQLWSQVTLNLQGESSCPSILSGEKFNKEEILPLLIETKDNMGIFSTHLAELFLAYTFKDYDRALKKATLAEQHEQGSMGTAYIPVFKFFYSLALLALYPTASKREQKKYLKKVTANQKQMKHWANHCSVNYKHKYELVEAEKARILGQTEKAAKLYDRAIKSANSSGYTQEEALANELAAEFYFSRGMDKFARMYLHDAYHGYLRWGAQAKVDDLELRYPEWLFLFLTEETQADEEMIFQRTATTTMSRNGSSALELATVMKATQAISGEIVLDKLLNQLMQISIENAGAQKGLLFLIQDNSLIVAAEVEVEREEEIDLPFIPISMYSNAPISLINYVHRTQEEVVLNQATTEGLFTNDPYITQYQPQSILGLPIFYQGKLISILYLENRLTQGAFTRDRLELLYLLATQAAISIENSLLYTSLEEKVATRTQELNVKNKHLEQTLSELQQTQLQLIQSEKMSSLGQLVAGIAHEVNNPVNFIYGNLTHVDEYTRDLLNLVDLYQQYYSQPIEEIQDEIEEMELEFLVEDLPKVLNSMKIGATRIKEIVQSLRNFSRLDESEMKAVDIHEGLESTLLILRSRLKTKPSHLTIEVIQEYDELPLVECYAGALNQVFLNVLINAIDALEEAIVQSEIPNPQIRICTEVVNDNQITIRIADNGIGMTEEVKRKLFDPFFTTKPIGQGTGMGMSISYKIVVEKHCGKFKCISTPSQGTEFVIQIPIQQHL
- a CDS encoding acyl-CoA thioesterase, encoding MSFVYSYTIRLSDTDAAGVVYFANILTIFHEAYEEFLAAEGIDLNGLIQEGSVALPIARCSLNCLKPLVCGDRVLVNLALQSLRDRGFELSYEVVAQSDPKIISARGSTRHVCIDPQKRLKVALPKQIARSLQSLPHAVEQ
- a CDS encoding class I SAM-dependent methyltransferase; this translates as MMQAIETKPTAKPIGAYLVEAGLITLDQVDIALSEQKENTMRFGEIISHRGWVRQETIEYMLKKVILPERQLEEDIDLAERPDINIASAWENYWSKTYNLSNPILWDSNAEKAAALDLPRFKDLMSPQLPLIDMACGNGTQTRFLADHFPRLIGVDVAQSAVEMAQKHNSAPNIEYRTLDALKPEQATALHVEIGDANIYMRTGFHHISPEHRDRFAQSLKILLGKTGILYLIELGAGATDYLNSLIELYGEPPRELALVIEHGIRPGDITEEKIKDFFPDCEILDSGEDFLYSDADLQLLEGGFKIPTFYAVIKHK